The window GGAAATTGATGCACTGGAATACCACATGTACATAAGTAAGTTAATCAAAGTTCATCTGTTTATCTGCTTGAATTGTTGTGAAATATTtgcaatttataatatattttaaaagaaaaattaagcctttaatttataacttgtttagAAATATAGCTTAACTTTATATTTCTATGTTTGTCTTTGAaagtttaagtttctttaatAACTAAACATTAGATTTAATGATATGAAAAACTCTGATTCTTGTAGGTTCAGATGAAGAGGCAAAAACAATATCAACAAAAGCAAGAGAAGTCTGTTGTGAGTTACAGATTTGTTTAATTTAGTTATactgtaaatttatattaaaatagttctGAATTACTTGGTTTAGAAACACAAATATGCAGCAAATGTTGAAACTTTATCAGTGtctcacttttaaaataattggtaAAAGTGAAACAGTGCCATCATCACATGGCCACAAAATAGAGCTTCTGTGATATGAACTGCATAACTTACTggcttaaaatttcaaatataaacacaagatgtttaaaaataaaacctctGTATGTCTAGAAAGCACAAATAAGCATTACATATGTGGCAATCTAGAATATATGAGCAACAGCAAGATCATTTATTCAATCATCATTGGAAATGGAGGTTAAAGATGCTTGgtttattgaattataaaaacTTCATAATAGTCAAACATACAGCTTACAACTAGTGCAGTGTGCCACAACTTGTAAATTGAGACaactttttcatataatttagCTTTAATTATCTACTTGCTCATACTTTATAGACAAAATCACACATTAAAAGTAAGTTTTTTGTACCAGACTAACGGTAAGAGAGTGAAAAGGTTTTTCACTTTgtatctaaaattaaaaatttttaaacacaATTCTTGATGAAAAATTAGCTTTGATGCTCCAATGTACTGCACTATGTGTAAAacatgcttgttttgtttttctgaaccagaatatattttgcttattttaatataattgcttttgttgttgtatttcaaACTTTAAGCAAATTACTCAGTAAGTTACTGAATCACATTATTTGCTAAATTATTTTTTCCTAAATCTTAAGGtatttttcacaacaaatatttgtgttgtaaaaatgtgttattttgcACTGATATTTCCAAAAAATTTCAGTAGACAACGTTATGTTACTTTAATGGAATTCATTGTTTCATTAATGAAGAAGTGGGTTAATTTTGCCATATATAATAATCTTTTAATCAGGTTAATTCATGCAACCACTGATTATAGTAAGTCTTTGAGACAATGGTGATAAATGTGTAGTATTCATTAATGTAATACCCATAGGTATGGGTGGGAGAGTTCTGTTTGGGGTACAAAAATCtggaattttaagtttttttcaaaaaataaacaacacattaaactcttgcaaaaaaaaaaaactttttgtaTCACATGTGGCAAAGTCAGAAGGAAAAGTTTGTTTATGAATACTTAGAACCTTTAAGTACTGACAAAGTATTTTGTTTCCAGCCTTGCATATGTGGTTTTTAttgtaagattttatttttacttttgaaaagaTCACTCACtgtatcttaaaaataaaattaaatagtatttgtAGATATAAAACACTTTGAAATGAGTTTcttattagtaaaaatattcaGTCTTATATTAGATTTTTTAAGATTGACAATTTCATTGAAATTTAAAACCTCACTGCATGTTATGCAAATTATATTTCATGGATAATCTGACACTTCATGAAGATTCTGAAAATGTACTTAACCAACTATTTTTAACAAGAAAGTTTAATATTCTGGAGACATAATCTTGATGGAAGGTTATTATAGGACTTAGCATTTTGGTCTGTAAGAGTGTTTCATACAATTCTGCCTTTATAGCTCAACACtatgtgtttattgttaattttattaacagtCAAAAAGAACTGAAGAACAAAATGAAGCCTATTCAATGTTTACAAAGCTATCTCTTGACAACAATAGTCTTTTAGAACTTCAAAAAGAAGAGCAAATTTCTTCTGCCAATTTACAAGACATGTTTGTTGATAGAAAAATCCCATCTGGAAAGGAGCTTCCTAGAACACCTGTCCTCCCACTTTCCAGGAATGATAGCTCAGAAGAtttggttaaaataaagaaagttgATGAAGAACCTCAAAGTAATGTTCTCAAAGTTCTTTCAACCCCTGTTGCTGTGGGTCAGGCTCTGTTGTCAGATAAACAAGATCAAATTACTTTAGAAGGAAGTATTGTTGTAACTCCAGAAAGCCAGAGAGTTGAAGCTGAAATAAGAGTTAAACCCTGTGAGGTAGAACATCTAAAAGGTGGTGAAAACAAAATGTCTTCCAATGAAACACAAACTGATACACCCATACAATTTGATAAATCAGATCTAACAAGACTTAATCAAAAAGGCTGTTTAACAGTTTACATGAAAGACAGAAAAATTCCTAAAGGAAAAGAAATCCCTCGAACTCCTATTAAAGGTGTTTCAATTCAAACGCTATCAGAAAGGAAGTTGAGTAATAGCTTTGTTATAGCACCAAAGGGCACACCTAAATCTAGACATGACTTAAAGACATGTGCACATGTATCTCAAGAAATTCATCAGCTTTCACAGCAAGATTTAAGATTACAGGATATTCAGCCTGTTTATCAAAATAATGAAGATTTTTCCTCTCAGATGTCTGAATATGTCAGTGCTGAGACTAGAAAGTTACAGCCAAATGACAGAACATGTGAACAACCTTCCAGATGCCAGTCAAACTTCCCAGTTTTAAAATCGTTATTAAGTAAAAGTAATGTTTCTTCCAGTAATGGGGAGATTTCTCATATAGGTAATATAAAGGTAGTTGATGAACCATCTGTAGAAAGCTATAAGCTCTTTAGAAGAGTTAGTCAGCTTAAAGGATGGGAAAATAATTCCACATGTGCTTCAGAAAACACTgaaattaaaaaccaattatCAAAGATCAAAGAGGAATCTGTACCACAATCCACATTAACTCCTGGTAccaaaaaacaagaacaactgGAGACAAGGAGGAGGGAAAGTGTAAAACTTGATTCATCATCATTTCAGAAGACATTTGTTGAAGAAGATAAAACATCAAATGTTAAAAGTATAACTCATTCTGACAATCTTGTTGATCAACATCCCaattcaattttgtattttgaagCATACAACTCAACTGAAACAGAGGAGGATTCTCAGCTGTCTTCATGTCCATCTTATACTGTCACTTTGAACCGAACATTCACAATAGAAGATGATGACACTAGCTttctgaaaaatgaaaatattggaAGAATATCTGAAGATGTGGCATCATCGAGTAGTATGGtggtaaataatgttaaaaaaatagaaacagatGACAGTGAAAAGTTTGAGTTAAGAAATTGCTGTCAGTCACAGAAGCACAAGATTGTTTCTACATTTTCTCCAAAGGGACGAAATCTCTGTAAAGACACTAAAAATAAAAGCcatgtttctgaaaaaaaacaaatccaGTGTGAATCACCTACTGGTTCTCATCATGGTATTATCTACAAAGGAAGTTCTGTTGATGTAATTTCCATGAGAAAGAAGGATAAAACTAAAGAGGAAACAGAGACTTGCAGCCTTCTTAAAGGAAGCACTAAACACATTTATTCTCTTGAGAGTAAACCAAACAACAGAGGAAGGAAAAAATATGAGCCTTCTTTTGTCAGAAAGTCACTGCTTGAAACTGCTGATATCTCAGAAAAGACAAAAGCTGAACAAGAACAGGTAACAATGTCTCAAGAAAATAACATCAACACCATCAAAGGAAAACTTAGCAAGTCAAAGTTCGATATTTTACCTGAACttgagaaaacaaataatttaaatatcatgAAGAAAATAGAAAGCTCTGAATTTGATCTTTCAAGAAATGAAAGTGAGTTAATACcaaaaaaaacttgtattaagaaaacaaaaaatatttgttcacaaCTCAATACACCTGAGCATGGTATGAAAATGGTAGAAACAAGGTCAAAAACTGCTTCAAAGATCATAAAAAATACTTGGTCAAAATCAGTAATTTCACCTGATCATTGCAAAAGACAAACaattcaaaaaacacaacaaaatactgACTCGAAACTGGATGTTGAATATGACCAAGAAAACTTAGAAACTGCTGAGAAAAAACGAAGTACCAATGAAGATCTCTTCAATACAAGTGACAAGAATAAgacaaaacaagaaagaaaatgtagaaaaacaaaacaaaacacaacactggagttgaatattttaaaaaaagagaagAGCACAGAACAAAGAATTGGAAGTTCAGAAATTATCAGTACTCTTCAAGATGCTAGCAATGACCAGGAGAAAGCAACTAATGGAAATCAAACACTTGTGGAAAATGTCAAAAAATCAACCCACAGCAACAAGGTAGAATTGACAAGTTCAAACCCAAATGAAACAATAGAAATATCTtctaaaacacaacaaaatattaaacctgAATTGGACACTAAAGATGATCATAAAGAACTGTCAGTTGGTAAAAGAACTTCTAGAAGAACACAGCCAGTGAACATAACAGAACTAGACAGTACAAAAGATCAGAAGAGATCAACCTTCACAAAGAAATCAGGAATAGTCAGTAAAACACTAGAAAACAGTGAAGTTAACCTAGATATTGCATGTAAACAGGAGAATATAACTCAACTGAACGCTACAGATGTACTTCAAACGACTGGAGAATTAGACAGTTTGACTAATAGGAATAATTTAAAGCAGGAAAACAAAGTAGGACCTTTAAACAAAAAGCAAACTAGTGTTCTAAAAGCTGGCAACCTAGCTAGTAAGGAAAATATAGCTCAGAGAAGAAGAGGAAGGAGTTCAAAGACAAATGAAAATTCTGAATCTGACCTAAAACTTGTTCCATCAAAAGATGCAAAATGCTTGGAAAGGAACGTGAAACAACCTTTGTTGAAGATGAACCACATTTCTCAGGTAAGTTTCAGCTCATTCCTTTTTATCTCTTATCAAAACCAACATTTCATCAGATGCACAAGAAATCTTTACATGCACGTATTCTCTAAACTGTAACCTTGTACACAATATTTTTCTCGTATCTTTTGGTGACTTTCTCAAACAAAACCACTGCAAGAAAATTAGTAATATGGAGCTTTTAAAGTTGATTTTTCTTTAGTTGTGCAattgtttaaatgtaaattaagtaATGTGAAATATTGTGTAAAAGCCCATTTTAGAAACAAATGTGTATGACTTAGCTGTAGCTGAGCTTTGTAACACTGTTTTGTACAAGGATCTGCAAAGTGAGGCAAtgcaaaaaatgttaaaaataacatacagaaaaaCTTTTAACAAGTAAAACTTTACTACCTACAATTATGTTGCTTATTAGTACTTCAAtcataaaacattgtttcttttCTGGGTAATATTGAACATTTGAAGtagaaaatgtgttaattttatgGTTGAAGTaccaattaaaaaaacattttacaactaggaaataaatgaacatttgaactaaaaatatgttatttttaaaatggtactTAACCATAAACAATTGTTTTGTAACTGGGCGCTattgaacatttgaaacaaaaatgtgttgttttttatatggtacttcaacaatataacaCATTTATACTTGATAACTGGATACTGAGTGAAACTTTGCAATGGAAAATCTGTGgttttaaaactatattcaaCAAAAAATATCTGTTTCATAATTAGGtacagtttgaaaattttaaattagaagaGTTGTATATTAGTGAGACAAAAATACAAAGTGTTAAGTTAAAaacagtttgatattttataCAGCACTTTAAGTCATTCGTtcattgtttgcttgttttgattttaaaaattccCACAAATGCACCATAACCATCTTTTAGATATACTGATGTTGAAAAAAGCAGATGATTTGACTGTAGAGTGATGTCTTTACACTGATGCAGTTTTATTAGAGAAACTTTATTCAGTGAGTTTGTGTATTgtacattatttcttttaaactacATTTGTTCTTACAGACAAAATTTGCAGACCTAGAAAAATCATTGAACAAACTATCATCTTCAGACAACACAGAAGTAGATGATCTAGTGAAGGAATTTAATGAACTACAGGTAAGTAGAAAGACAAGTTACTTGTGAAACTTTGTTCtgtagtttgtgtaaaactttaaagaaagaaattaaataatagtgTTATTCAAATTAGATACCACTGACAACCAAGTCTCAAGGGAAACTCTTAGTCAAAAATTTACTCTTCTCACTTAATTTATGGAatgctattttaataaaagtcattacaaattcaaaaatagaatgttttttttactaatttgtataattttcatTTCCACTGTGCCTATAGAGTTAGACTACATAggaagtattttaatttataacaaatctCACATGAAGTAAATTAGTTTCTTGTTAAAAGCCATCATCTCTAAGTAATTACATTTTCTCAGTGGCAAAATTTTGCTTTTCTACTATGCTTTTTCAATGCTCAAACTTTATATCAAACAAGacaaatactattattatattttaagtgtaGTTAATTGGCTTCTTAATTTTTACTACATGgcctgtattttttgtttatggttTGTAGTTAACATTTAACCCAGAAACAACTGCCACTTCTGAAACAGAAAGGCGAAGACTGGATTCAAGGCTAAGTAGACTTCAGTTGAGGATCAAACTTATGGAAAAGAGGTCCAAGCTATTACaaagcattaattaattaaactatcATGACACAAGATTTTAACTGGAGACATTTCAACTAATTAAGAAATATTATGTGTAGAAAACCTCAGTAAGATTGCTCATATTAGagttgataattaattaattttacgtatacaatatatactattgggtaatttttttaagtattatttgaaattatgatttttattttttacatacaatATTTGTGGTAGaataatatcaaaaaataaatcagtaaactCTTCTATCTTCAAAACTAGatgcatgtgtatgtgtgtgcatttATTTTGAGGTTTATTCTATAATGCTTACTGGTGTATGTAAACATGGATATTGTACAAAACTGATAATGTTATAGCTGTTTTTGATATTACTCCTATTGATTGAGTTTTACTTATAATTCAgacattatttgaaattataaacttgtATCCTTCTTGAAAGCAAAagctttgaataaaaataaatgtttttgctaTGCTGAATGATAAGGATCTTTGAATAGTAATATGTCAAAAATGCCTTCAAAATTGGTAAAGCTTTTTGAAttctaataaacaataacattttctattttctcaAACTTCGTCATCATGTAggtgtttttttcagaatttgaAAATGGCAAACTGAGGTTATAGTTGTGTTTCTCATGTCTCTTCACTTGTGCAGCTCatgttttgtgaatttttaaatCTAGAACTTTTAGTTATTGTAGACTTAGGTTGTTTTGTAACACTTTTGGATAGCTTTTTAATTGCTTGTGAATAAAGAAATATGATAACCTCAATTTGAGTACTGTTATTTTCACATTAAGTTATAAAGAAACCACTGCAAGATATTTCATTCAGTCATGTAGGTCTGATGAATCTCCTTTAGTATTTCAGTTACAAAAACAATTGCATTTCTACTTCATTTTGGTTTTGTTCACCATAAATGATTTGAAGAATTGAACTTGTTTTTTATCTTCTACATtaggataaaaatgtttaacaaattttatCATCAGAATAAGCAATAAAAATGCAAcattatcaacatttttaaacatattgaaTTTATTGATATGAGGAATATAACATTTCTATACCTAAATGTTTTTCAGTgggattttatatttaaaatgtaacaatttaaagcattaattaccaataatattataacatgtaTTGCATGAACGAAAAAATGCCACATACAGAATAAGTGAAAAGTAgaaccttttaaataaaaaaagatggGTTTGATATTGCTGCATTTAGGATTACCAAATATTCAGAGTcaaatttatttaagttaaagTGTGTGATATAAAATTTCCTTAGGTAGTGTATAGAAATCTTTAAACagaattttacatatttaaaatatatcagtttaaagCACTAATTACCAACATGCTGTCACGTActgcatattaaaaatattttataaacataggaggtaaaaaatgaacttttgaaAGAAGTGTTCAAGAATATAGGAAATTCAGTCACTGCAAGTTATCAATTATTTATCCTCCTTTCAACTTTCAATCTGTACAGCAATAATTACTGAATCTAAAATTAACAGCGTGCCTCAGATTTCTGGACCCAGAgagaaaaaatacacaatttattcttaatttatttccTATTCATATTGCATGTCATTAACGGCCATACACATCAATTCTTGGTACATTGTGCCATCAAGGTCCTTTCCTGAAATATCTACGactaattttaaaaagttgtctattgaacttttaacaatataatgtCTATTTTCCCTATGGATCCAGACTTTCAGCATAGCCTGTATATCTACCACTATAATTAACAACTTTTCAAGATACATATATGTTGTTCAATCATTTGATACATCGTTGTGGGTAGcagttttctctaacagttaaacaactaatttttaacGCTGAAAATATGgtttacaataatatgttaatacACTATTGTAGATAACACAAATTTTAAATtggtgatttttatttaaaagaaccaTGGTGGACTGAATTTTACAGTGTATGTGCTTTTgttcatacatatttataagttATGATTACAATTTCTtcattatatatttcatagtgAAACTTCTACTTTGCAGGAATTTTTACCACATTTGGCCTCAAGCGCATCATGTACATGAAACGTTTTTATATGTTGCTCGTAAtgtgaaggtcgtgggttcgaatccccgtcgcaccaaacatgctcgcctttttagccaaaggggcgttattatgttaagATCCATCCcacttcgttgataaaagagttggctgtgggtgatgatgactagttgccttccgtctagtattacactgctaaattagggacggttaacgcagatagcccacgtgtagctttgcgcaaaaaaaacaaacaattatacgTTGCCTTGAAAGCTAGCTTACCTTGGTGCTTGTGTTACATCGGAGCAGAATGTCACAGATGATAATTTTTTTTGCAGCACAGTTAAACACACTGATTCCTTTAGGCCTAATCTAAAATAAGATGATAAATCTTGCCAAGAACTCTATTTTAAAGAGGcatgttttttatatgtttattggtATAGTCACATGATAATGGATTgttatattgaaaaattaaacagCTTTTGAGTTTACTGATTTATTTACTGAAAATCGTTACACTTTCTAATTTACCTgacatttgtttaaaaacttgCATAAACTACAGATTTTTTTATGCCACGTTGTTAGTTTAACCATTTCAGAATCAGAAGTTCGTAAGAACAgcgttttagttttcttttattgtcttCCATAAGGTATTGTTCAATAGGTTTATCGCTCAGTAACGGAACACGTAATTTTAACTGGATCGTGAGAATCCATATTAAGTGTACTTAATACTATTTATACATGAAGTTTAACACTAAACGCTACGGCTTTATATGCGGAAAGCTGATGGAGCATTAGAATCCAATACATCTAAGAGTTATGTAATATAAATCACGTAAACTGCAGTTATGTCTTTACGCACGAAATGAACGAGTTAAAGAAAACGTATTGGTTTACAATATTTCGCGAGCTTTTGACTTTTAGGCTGTAACTTAGAGTGTTCGGTGAACATGCTTTCCCGATTTCTGGAGACAGTCCACAGGTAAGAGACATTGTCTACTAATCACACTTGTAATCTTGAatctgaaataaatgaaaaaatgtcGCAGTTTATGTGGTTTTTAATACCATTGCTAGTCATATTAGTTTTTAATGCTGAACCTACTTTCGGTGTTTAAGCCGTACCCatccaatataatttatatatagatGAAGCAGTTGTCTTGTATTTAATTAGCATATGCTAACAAAGGCTCAGCAGTAAGCTTAAAGGCTTATAACGGTAAAAGACAGGTTTCAATACCCGAAACAGGCACAGCaaagatggcccattgtgtagcttcctatttaacaaacacacagGTTGAGCTTACGTGTTTTATTATTGAAGGAAAATGTTTTGGGCAAAGACTTGTggagaaaaaaatgtgaaacattatttttggcACACGTCTTATTCTGAATCAAAAATAAGCAAGTTAAGAGAAATGCGGTAAAAAAATCTTCAGTTTATGCAAGTTTTCTCTCAAATGTTGGGTAAATTAGAGAGTTTTGAGCCAGTTATTAGTCGTCAGACGTACCGCTTTAAAACTTTGTCACacagctgaaaatattttatttggaacATTTATCGTCTTCTAATTGTTGCATAAGCTACTTTTTTAATCGTCAGATGCTTCATACAAATAATATCCGTTTTGTTTATGAGTTTTGTGGAAAACGTTAAAACAACAAGATCACAAATCATATCTTCATGTATGTATTTTCGAAAGTTAGCTGTAGAGGTTTGGAATTTTTTAGATCAGTAGAATACTGTATAATagtttaaacatttagacatGAAAATTATGATATATTCTTATGAGAGACAGTTGCTGAGAGTAAGCTTTCAATTACAACAACTTGTAGAAAAACTGAAAGTTTGTAGATCTATTAATTAGGGAGTTATTCCCTAAAAAGAAAAAGAGTAAAATTACCGTCACAAAGAAATGTTAGCAACCTACACTGAACAGATGATGGGAAATAATCTAGTCGACATTGTGAAAACAGCTTTATTACACAGGATGTATCATTTGTACAAACTTTGTTGAATAATTTATCAGCATGGTATTTTGTAATTCTTCCGAACACAGTTACTCTAGtcgtaaataaaacatttccttattCTTCCtgcataactttattttaaatgtttttttagtaatttttttcattttttaataaacttgCTGAGTTAAAACGTCTCATTGTCAACGTGAAAGAAAATTGAAATGAACAAATAATGTGTACAATGTGTTCCTATAAGACAAAGTGCTGCACACAGTGCGATGCGCGCTTTAAAACTTGGCCAGGCGATATTGGTGTCGCATCTGTTTAAATGACAAATGCTTTGTTCCAGACCCATGAAGAGAAATTGATGACGAATAGACATGTAGACGGAACTCACATGTGCCTCGTGTTACCGAAGTTTAAGCCGCTTGCATTAGCTCCCTTGTTTGAACCATACTGTAAATGGATGATACCTTCGCTGGCACGTAGTTGTTCCTCTGTAAAATCACGCTTGTTTTGTTCTGCAGGTCTGGGACCAAGACACGGCCCGCGCCATTCCGGATGTCGGTGgcactataaaataaaaattatataatgttacttgatacaacagttttatatttattttaatcttctTTCTACGGAACAGTTACATTCTcatatagtgttttatttttgaatagtaATTTCACTTTAAACAGACTGAACATTCATTGTGTGATAAAATGTCTGTTTGTTACTGCACTTTCATCCAGTTTGATTTATTCGACAAGCTCAAACCTGATCAGAACTTACGTAATTCAATAAGATAAATTACTAATTTTGTGTAATAATcttatatttgaagttttttttttcctcttatgTATAGTTTACCTAAAGAGAGCACTTTTATCAACTCACCTCTCGACCGAGAGCGCACAAGCACTGAACGACTTGGGGTATATTCCTGTTTTCCCATAAATCAACCGTCTGGAACACATCGATCTCGGAAACACCGAATTTTTTGACAGCTTCTTGGAATTTGTTTAAGTTTTCCATAAACTTAAACTGCCCACCAGAAGTGTTGTACTTAGGGATGCTTCCGGGCTTTATTTTGTTCATCAATCTAaggaaacaatatttttcataagaaatgtattattttcttacgAAACGAGGTTGATGCATTAATTGGTTATTGATAATTAGCACTAATTATCGAATGTGTTCAGAATCCTGCCAACATAGATAACATTTAGAAAGGTAATTAAAGGTGAGCTTTAAGTTTTGTACAGCTCCCTTCTAATTTGGCTGTCTTCTAAATATCAACTAGGTGATACTTTTTCCCTTAACATCAACCTTGTCCCCGTTAATATTAACCAGTTGGTACTTGTTCGCATTAAAAATAACCTTCAGATACTTGTTTATATTAACAGTAACCTTTCAATACGTATCCCCATTAACATCCACCTGTTGATACTTATCCACATTAAAAGCACTCTTTGAATACTGTTCCCCATAACATCAACTAGCTGACAGTTGTTCACATCAAAAACAACATGGGATACTTGTCCGAATTAAAAGCAATCATTTAACGCATGTCCAAGTTAACAGCGTCATATTAATAGAAATTATTAAGTAACTGCTATAGTTACAAATCATAAATAATTTCGCTATACGTAAAAATTGATTAAATGAACAAATTACGTGTAAAGAAAGAGAGAAGCAATAACTAGATCacatttaaaaacttgaaaatgtaCCAGTATGTAAACACCATCTTATcccaaatattttaatacatttcccCATATGTAACTGTGTTttccaaacaataaattatttatgtatatatgtgtgtgtgcgtgtctAACTGGTTTCATACATTTTTTCTAACGTAATTTACTGTTACATTGTTTTCTTAACTATTTCATATGAGTTTTCGTTGTTAACTAATTTAGTTATGTCAGTGCTAAGCCAGTTTATCTTGATTTTAGTTATCAAAGTCATTTTCTCGTTTAAATTATGGGTTTTACAATGTAAATTATGCAACATTTATGTGTCCTGTAATTTCCTCGTGTATTTACTTGCAAAGGATGATTCCATTTCGAAGAATATCTTCAAAGCGTCCAGCAGGTAATCTCTCCCCTAGACACGCCTGTACCCACTGTAGAACTTCTGCTTCGAAGGCAGCATCTCTTTTTCCGGCAAGCTAAAATGGTATAAAATCaagtattgaaattttattttgtgacaTATGAATAAACGGAGTTAGAAGTTTCTTTCACAAACCCTCGTTATCGTTTTtcacaaaatttcatttttttctttgttaacgTTTATGATATTATGCATCATTATGATATCATTGGCTTGCTTTGCTGTAGCATCAGACAAGTGACTTTTATTCTAGTATACCTAAATGATGACAATTCATATTTATGTGGATCAAGTTATGGAGCGATCATTGCACACGTGCACTCTATAGTTTACTTACACCTGATGGTGGGTGGATGTACAGCTAGTAATGACTTTATATCATACAGTTTATGGAGGATggatgttataattaaaattatatctttaaCACAGCAATGAATATTGTGCATTGCTTATCATGCGAATTTATAATTTCTCTCTTTGTAGCTTTGTTCCAAATCAGTGATAATCAAGTTGGAAAATTttcattcgttttttttttttgtgattgcTTTTTTTCTGAATTACAGACTAAAGAGTGTATTATTAAAACCATTTACTTCACTACTAATTCTCAGTCTTCTGGTATATTTTTGTATACTGTTTctgtaaacataaaaattctTCAAAAGTTGATCACCTTCCAAACTTTCATCA of the Tachypleus tridentatus isolate NWPU-2018 chromosome 13, ASM421037v1, whole genome shotgun sequence genome contains:
- the LOC143238074 gene encoding uncharacterized protein LOC143238074 — protein: MATDINSDIQKLSGLWNAYGKNDHIKPITDMDKQEMSILLCIMLEVYESCWSWNVENNVGIRKHIQSCLRRLNLGYLIKGSTELEGSNSKVTRLVGALWEKLQEKYGSGGLKQRCLQVQMKRQKQYQQKQEKSVSKRTEEQNEAYSMFTKLSLDNNSLLELQKEEQISSANLQDMFVDRKIPSGKELPRTPVLPLSRNDSSEDLVKIKKVDEEPQSNVLKVLSTPVAVGQALLSDKQDQITLEGSIVVTPESQRVEAEIRVKPCEVEHLKGGENKMSSNETQTDTPIQFDKSDLTRLNQKGCLTVYMKDRKIPKGKEIPRTPIKGVSIQTLSERKLSNSFVIAPKGTPKSRHDLKTCAHVSQEIHQLSQQDLRLQDIQPVYQNNEDFSSQMSEYVSAETRKLQPNDRTCEQPSRCQSNFPVLKSLLSKSNVSSSNGEISHIGNIKVVDEPSVESYKLFRRVSQLKGWENNSTCASENTEIKNQLSKIKEESVPQSTLTPGTKKQEQLETRRRESVKLDSSSFQKTFVEEDKTSNVKSITHSDNLVDQHPNSILYFEAYNSTETEEDSQLSSCPSYTVTLNRTFTIEDDDTSFLKNENIGRISEDVASSSSMVVNNVKKIETDDSEKFELRNCCQSQKHKIVSTFSPKGRNLCKDTKNKSHVSEKKQIQCESPTGSHHGIIYKGSSVDVISMRKKDKTKEETETCSLLKGSTKHIYSLESKPNNRGRKKYEPSFVRKSLLETADISEKTKAEQEQVTMSQENNINTIKGKLSKSKFDILPELEKTNNLNIMKKIESSEFDLSRNESELIPKKTCIKKTKNICSQLNTPEHGMKMVETRSKTASKIIKNTWSKSVISPDHCKRQTIQKTQQNTDSKLDVEYDQENLETAEKKRSTNEDLFNTSDKNKTKQERKCRKTKQNTTLELNILKKEKSTEQRIGSSEIISTLQDASNDQEKATNGNQTLVENVKKSTHSNKVELTSSNPNETIEISSKTQQNIKPELDTKDDHKELSVGKRTSRRTQPVNITELDSTKDQKRSTFTKKSGIVSKTLENSEVNLDIACKQENITQLNATDVLQTTGELDSLTNRNNLKQENKVGPLNKKQTSVLKAGNLASKENIAQRRRGRSSKTNENSESDLKLVPSKDAKCLERNVKQPLLKMNHISQTKFADLEKSLNKLSSSDNTEVDDLVKEFNELQLTFNPETTATSETERRRLDSRLSRLQLRIKLMEKRSKLLQSIN
- the LOC143238075 gene encoding myophilin-like, giving the protein MANRGPSYGLSAQVANKLAGKRDAAFEAEVLQWVQACLGERLPAGRFEDILRNGIILCKLMNKIKPGSIPKYNTSGGQFKFMENLNKFQEAVKKFGVSEIDVFQTVDLWENRNIPQVVQCLCALGRECHRHPEWRGPCLGPRPAEQNKRDFTEEQLRASEGIIHLQYGSNKGANASGLNFGNTRHM